A stretch of Gadus chalcogrammus isolate NIFS_2021 chromosome 9, NIFS_Gcha_1.0, whole genome shotgun sequence DNA encodes these proteins:
- the LOC130389163 gene encoding cadherin-related family member 5-like, whose translation MIATRALDFEAGDTYIMNIKCTDTAIPAFNLEIRVIVYVKNVNDAGPTFSQNSYDLNVKEFTRVNHVVGTYDATDKDSTLLYYKLIVEPDVGFGLESLNNGRIVVKSLLDYDAIKSVKLTLYAQDTADPTPEGVPSFTASTTIMVTITDDDNRPPWFQPCDVISVGQSKICQTYGYTGSVSLTEQQADALTLEPGPLYAVDGDNGINTAMVYSILNGNTGNLFQINANSGNITMTKAADVPGPIVLSVMAAQTVNSFQFATTTVTIQVVPKSLHEPVFKGAPYSGVVSGLGSMVFKSTDNTPLIIQATDEDFLGGMNPDIVYAIIGTSNFSIIGHNLFLMKDSPLGAVTLQVEASDTAVGDVITAEVQVEVTSAAGGAGRYGASDMAALGATLAVLLFISLGIIGYLVYRVQHGKAAWGKLSEASVFRSSLGSRSRGS comes from the exons ATGATAGCGACCAGGGCATTGGACTTTGAG GCAGGTGATACTTACATAATGAATATCAAATGCACGGATACAGCTATTCCAGCG TTCAACCTCGAAATCCGTGTGATAGTCTATGTAAAGAATGTGAACGATGCGGGCCCTACGTTTTCACAGAACTCGTACGACCTCAACGTCAAAGAG TTTACCCGTGTGAACCACGTTGTTGGGACTTACGACGCCACTGACAAGGACTCGACATTACTTTACTACAAACTGATCGTAGAACCA GACGTAGGATTTGGATTGGAATCTCTTAACAACGGAAGAATTGTAGTGAAAAGCCTTCTGGACTATGATGCGATTAAAAGTGTGAAACTAACACTTTACGCTCAG GACACAGCAGACCCCACACCTGAAGGTGTACCGTCTTTCACCGCCAGCACCACCATCATGGTCACAATCACTGATGATGACAACAGACCCCCCTGGTTCCAGCCATGTGATGTCATCAGCGTTGGACAGAGTAAAATCTGCCAGACCTATGGCTACACAGGAAGTGTGAGCCTTACAGAGCAACAG gcGGATGCCTTAACTTTGGAGCCAGGACCACTTTATGCTGTGGATGGTGATAATGGAATTAACACAGCAATGGTATACTCAATTTTAAATG GAAACACAGGAAATCTGTTTCAAATCAATGCGAACAGTGGAAACATTACAATGACGAAAGCTGCGGATGTCCCCGGCCCAATCGTCCTCAGTGTCATG GCTGCACAAACCGTCAATAGCTTCCAATTTGCCACAACAACAGTCACAATCCAGGTTGTCCCCAAGAGTCTGCATGAGCCAGTATTTAAGGGGGCTCCATACAGTGGCGTTGTCTCTGGCCTGGGCTCCATGGTTTTTAAATCAACTGACAATACGCCCCTGATAATCCAGGCTACAGATGAAGACTTCCTTGGG GGGATGAATCCTGACATTGTGTATGCAATCATTGGAACCAGCAATTTCTCAATAATAGGGCATAACTTGTTCTTGATGAAGGACTCTCCATTGGGTGCCGTTACCCTACAG GTCGAAGCAAGTGACACTGCAGTTGGAGATGTAATAACAGCCGAAGTGCAGGTAGAAGTGACCTCAG CTGCAGGTGGAGCTGGCAGATACGGTGCATCAGACATGGCGGCTCTCGGAGCCACCCTGGCCGTTTTACTATTCATATCTCTGGGAATCATTGGATACTTGGTTTATCGTGTCCAACACGGAAAAGCAGCCTGGGGGAAACTTTCCGAAGCCAGTGTTTTCCGAAGTTCT CTCGGGTCGAGGTCCAGGGGGTCCTAA
- the LOC130388589 gene encoding synaptotagmin-2-like, protein MGRCMAVIIEYTDMLGVKHLGLQNMPFPDLVKYCVLGVSGLLLLLALGIFLWQIFRCCTRNNATQDTSDDYWESHTVASFLQGPSALNGGPGRRRTLNHPPTLKGGATRELGEPSEDKVSGSLRFSLFYEPLPSRLVVTILQAEGLQRRSQAHRPHPFVRLRLMWEEPENQEQKSSLMNEKGEGEQPALCSALQEWHTRVVRDSCSPLFGEQFSCALLRQHDLPRVTLRMEVKDFDGFSRHMVLGEVRVPLRHLDMSYPLELQEPLQTPQKDPVGQVLLSLRFLPAAQRLEVGVLKIRTLQTDSDSALHARISVRCDQSKLRQQRTTAVHQGQVTVFNQVLMFSLLEFPPQECSIALSVYKTGGNRRHKHLVGQLTVAKQRRAEDLHWTLMMHSVRQPIAMWHQLLT, encoded by the exons ATGGGGCGCTGTATGGCAGTGATCATTGAGTACACCGACATGCTGGGGGTCAAACACCTGGGTCTGCAGAACATGCCCTTCCCAGACCTGGTCAAGTACTGCGTCCTGGGCGTCTCtgggctgctactgctgctggccCTCGGCATCTTCCTGTGGCAGATCTTCAGATGTTGCACACGGAACAACGCCACGCAAGACACAA GTGATGACTACTGGGAATCACACACAGTTGCCAGCTTCTTGCAGGGGCCGAGCGCTTTG AATGGAGGGCCGGGCCGGAGGAGGACTCTGAATCATCCCCCCACCCTGAAAGGGGGCGCCACCAGGGAGCTGGGAGAGCCCAGCGAGGACAAG GTCAGCGGGTCACTGCGCTTCTCCCTGTTCTACGAGCCGCTGCCGTCCCGCCTGGTGGTCACCATCCTGCAGGCGGAGGGGCTacagaggcggagccaggcccACAGACCACACCCCTTCGTCAGGCTGAGGCTGATGTGGGAGGAGCCGGAGAACCAGGAGCAGAAGAGCTCACTGATGAATGAGAAG GGTGAGGGCGAGCAGCCCGCTCTGTGCTCTGCGCTGCAGGAGTGGCACACGCGCGTCGTGAGGGACAGCTGCAGCCCTCTGTTCGGAGAGCAGTTCAGCTGTGCCCTGCTGCGGCAGCACGACCTCCCTCGCGTCACGCTCCGCATGGAG GTTAAAGACTTTGATGGCTTCTCTCGACACATGGTCTTGGGAGAGGTGAGGGTTCCCTTGAGACATCTGGACATGTCCTATCCTTTGGAACTACAAGAGCCTCTGCAGACACCACAGAAG GACCCAGTAGGACAGGTTCTGCTCTCCTTGAGGTTCCTTCCTGCTGCCCAGAGGTTAGAGGTCGGAGTGCTCAAGATCAGAACGCTGCAGACGGACTCAGATTCTG ccctgcATGCCCGGATCAGTGTGCGGTGCGACCAGTCCAAGCTACGCCAGCAGAGGACTACTGCTGTCCACCAGGGCCAGGTGACTGTGTTCAATCAGGTCCTCATGTTCTCCCTACTGGAGTTCCCGCCACAAGAGTGCAGCATTGCGCTATCCGTGTACAAGACGGGCGGTAACAGGAGACACAAGCATCTGGTGGGTCAGCTGACCGTAGCGAAGCAAAGGAGAGCAGAGGACCTTCACTGGACCTTGATGATGCACTCCGTACGCCAGCCAATAGCAATGTGGCATCAGCTGCTGACCTAA
- the LOC130389225 gene encoding calretinin-like, with amino-acid sequence MANKAQPPHLHLAECTASQFLDIWKHFDADGNGFIEGKELESFFKELEEARKGAGVDPANPTFRERMKEFMQNFDKNKDGRIELSELAQILPTEENFLLCFRQFVGSSAEFMAAWRRYDTDRSGYIEANELQGFLSDLLKKANRHYDDQKLQEYTQTILKMFDLNGDGKLGLSEMARLLPVQENFLLKFQGVKLTTEQFNAIFTYYDKDGNGYIDEQELEALLRDLYQKNNKEVNAEHLQGYKQSIMALSDGGKLYRSELEIVLCREPMV; translated from the exons ATGGCAAACAAGGCACAGCCTCCTCATCTTCATCTGGCCGAGTGCACAGCATCCCAGTTCCTAGATATCTGGAAACATTTCGACGCTGATG GCAACGGCTTCATTGAGGGGAAGGAGCTGGAGAGCTTCttcaaggagctggaggaggcccgGAAAGGAGCAGGGGTG GACCCCGCTAACCCCACATTCAGAGAAAGGATGAAGGAGTTCATGCAGAACTTTGACAAGAACAAAGATGGCCGCATTGAATTGTCCGAG CTCGCCCAGATCCTCCCAACTGAAGAGAACTTCCTGCTCTGCTTCAGACAGTTTGTCGGTTCCAGCGCCGAATTCATGgcg GCATGGCGGCGGTATGATACAGATCGCAGTGGCTACATTGAAGCAAATGAACTGCAG GGTTTTTTATCAGACCTGCTGAAGAAAGCGAACAGGCACTATGACGACCAGAAGCTCCAGGAGTACACACAGACTATC CTCAAGATGTTTGACCTCAATGGGGATGGGAAGCTGGGACTGTCAGAGATGGCGAG GCTGCTCCCTGTCCAGGAGAACTTCCTCCTCAAGTTCCAG GGTGTCAAACTGACCACTGAGCAGTTCAATGCCATCTTTACTTACTATGACAAG GATGGCAATGGATACATTGACGAGCAGGAGTTGGAGGCTCTGCTACGGGACCTGTACCAGAAGAACAACAAG GAGGTGAACGCGGAGCACCTGCAGGGCTACAAGCAGAGCATCATGGCTCTGTCCGACGGGGGCAAGCTCTACCGCAGCGAGCTGGAGATCGTCCTCTGCAGGGAGCCAATGGTGTAA